catatagggaaaagtgtaatttacaaaaggcctcgtcctgattccacggggggctgataactactggagcccagagaaagccctggctgggggttgcaggtcctctccagcttctcaggggctctgttttactcctttctattacagggccccagtggctgatgaggtttctgctgcgaaaccatatcactcacagtgaggcaagaggactagttaaaccattacagtggccaacctaggagtgctgccgtgcatgtcaggatgtgcatttagtggtgtcagacacctacttctcaggcatccgaggtgcaagtgtcaccattaaaagatcagcagttgcgggatccatgtagtaatattagtaatgactgttacagtactcggtctttgactgtgactgtatgtgataccctcctacaacacatcccagcataaatacagcacccaagtcctgattacgacaccatcaccatacttcctggcttgcagcctgacccaaagaccattgaaatcaatggaaagacttccattggcttcaataggttttggatcaagcctatatagtatagacctcgttgtgacagcttctaacaacccaaagtacgagagcagtaggcgttcaaccttccccatatggacactccctttcctatactaggaccctcccagaatccccttccaaactagccaagaccctgtcccatttggcaataaggaaagggcagggtgcctgtgccccccaggttgggaacccatctgctagagcagtggttctcaatcagggatacacatacccctgggggtacacacaggggtggcaggtttgtataatttttggcattgcccagaatgggtccaagtcccacctccccctacacctgcctaaggctctgggagggagtctgggtgcgggagggggtttggggtgcaggttctgggaggaagtttgggtgctgggtgcaggctctgggctgggatagagggtttgggtgtgggagggggcgtgcggctggtccaaggatgagcagtttggggtgcagcaggcaggctgaccctgggctggggcagggggccagagaggaggactccccgcagccctctccctgctgacgGCAGCAAGCtctgtgggagaggaagggggggcctcctctccgacccccaacacgacactcatccaagcccccccaggctgctgctcaggaggtccagccaggataagcctcccccctcccccgagtcgactcggagtctcctgctggggtgcggggggggggggagggctgccatgcgctcctcccctcctccctccccaggcgcagcagccgcctcagcctgccccggcgccacttccttgtagccggctgcggcagcggctggcgagagagcacagtgcggagctgcagggggcagccgcccgctgcccagggaaggcaggggctcttgggggaggcgcgcgggggtggcagccggggccgggggaggtgcgtgggggcggctggcgagggagcacagtgcggagctgcagggggcgcttgggggaggcgcgcgggggtggcagccggggccggaggaggtgcgtgggggcggcaggcgagggagcacagtgcggagctgcagggggcgcttgggggaggcgcttgggggtggcagccggggccgggggaggtgcgtgggggcggcagccggggctgggagagagacccggccccgaacattggtggagccgggtcccctgggccctgaattttctcaagcccgggcaccatgggcccatataacttgccgtccctgggggtacagggggtacatcaactcatctagatatttcctTAGTttcacaacaggctacataaaaagcactagcaaagttagtccaaactaacatttcatacagacaatgacttgtttatactgctctatctactatatcagtgtttctcaatctgggtgtggcaacccccaggggggtcatgggatgggtttaggggggtcacaagtttagggtcgccattgggggtggcaagcagggcccccgcaaatctaagatacatgcagaagctgaagcccaagccaagcccaatgcctaggtttgccaactttgggtgtccgtcagtagatctgaccggacactatcagatccccttttcaaccagattttctggtcaaaaaccgggcacccggccacattaccaccgcccggggctcaagctgaaacccgaaccccgccacctgggactgaaatcagtgtctcctgaaagaggtacaatagtctggaaaggttgagaaccacttgctagagagtagatcactctttatgagcatttcttgtcttcactgttgtagccgtgtcggtcccaggatattagagacacaaggtgggtgaggttctatcttttattgaaccaacttctggtagtgagagagaccagcttttgagctacacagagctcttctgtgtctgtctgaagaagagctctgtatggctcaaaagtttgtctctttcacccacagaagttgatccaataaaaaaattggacctcacccatcttgtttctttctgagcatgtcatttctagccatgaggaagggcaggagctgtaattcttgggtaagccatacacaatagagatgggcgatccagggacaggaagtagtttggagctgtgcgataccgtattgtactgacaccaatgtagaatggtcattagtgccaggacgtgattacctctgcgatcttggaggggctgttgcaaaccacagtggggctccaagcagccagaaattccttgttcctctgttcagtccattccacattctttctgtccaactgtgcaactgaaatacatgttaataacactcttaactttccattctgcttcctggcttctgctctcatccctctttactggacaaagcccttggtttggccctgatccaggaaagcatttaagcacatacattattcgaagcagatgaataatcccagggacttccgtgggactactcgcctgatgaaagttacagatgtgcgtaaatgttgtgctggatcagggccttgactcccagagtaaagtggctctagcaagtggtgactggaatctagccaaaacacttcagtggcatagaagtggattaacacagtcatgaattgagccccagatttggatccagatttccaacagccatcaaagttctggggcgttcggggtactggcatctcgaactgatctaattggtctgatggtgtttaatcccctatcatcgtgtcccactgacccttcccattcccactgaaggaattagctctaccagtctcagtttgtggtaacgtgtgttgcctttctctgtattccccccctcccctttcctttctttgaaagtcagggctagaattacgggatgactatcagacgcttgtttctagagccacaaaaaaaacagcactctgttcaaaggaacaaataccgagccagatgctctacttcttcctcaggcactacCCTGAacaggagctttgcctgaggaaagcctctagcatttagctcccagaagggggattcagatgctcatcagtgcttctcttactcttttggcgccacgcaatagagatgaggtaatgaacagcctctgctgcctttgagccgatctccttgacgggatccccacagcggatccccagcactgcaaccaggtgtccgagcctggtgaatggagacgcttcctaatggtacaaaagaggagaggaggaatccattaccactgcaggtaaagcgggctgtgtctcctaggcaaggagtctatatccacacagtccctttctataacGGGGCGTGATCCTCAACTCTCCCttttcagaagaggcttgggagccagaagaagaatatagggctcgatcccgcaccacagacgtccactggagttttgccacagacgtcagtgggagcaagatcaggatcataatgatctgtaacggctgaggtgggctggaatggagaggcctcttcctgcagctctacaagaggaaagtatcccatggtactaggatgaggaatggagacaaacagggaaccagctggggatgaaatgtcttcagtctctaggattttgaaatctcttttctctgaaattcattagatccaaccatagaaaaacccgttcttcctgtgccccttgttagctgtctttcctgcattggaaagaggtggcctattcctccagggcactggatttattttccaagtgtatcagatGCCAACtcatctcagtcaggatgatggacgagcaacgagatcggtttttcctccgcctattagggagcattgcactgtggggcccatcaacatacttctaagcaggaagtttctctggcgtggaagagtgccctgtaggtctagtttgcaatcaggtcactagaagtcaagagttactcacatccagtttgacttctgtggccacgaagtttaggagcagtatgctgctccatacagccctctcccgcaggcaatctttcctggactgcatccaggagcccatgagctgcaggaaaaacaagagaggttaaaaataacagggggaaagggtgtatacaagtgatccccaaaggataatctttattctggctgaatcatctcactcttacagatacaggctgcgtctgctttgtgcagactcaaaatacacatggaattcttctcttcgaacgaaagcaaagtgcatttctctctgagggcccagtcacacacccgctgaagtcaatgaaagttttgacattgatctaaggaccgatccaatgcccattgaagtcaacggaaaggtccccatttgatttcaatgagcattggatcgagcctttaatggatgcaggattgggtcctatgtaaggaagggaagggccaagtcttctctggacaagccacacaatccagcatttcattcagcaaaataagagcagctggaagaaaacttctattctttcataattgcagactttgggccagccctcatgctctgtagttagcggcagtcttggttcccattgcacccactggttctcactgtgggacagctggagctgggagttctgtggaggccaggtgccagccctcacgggggactagagtcctggcagcgacccctccaattgcatcaggagtggcaatgatgggcagtaaagggaataacgtcctcatttggaaaggacactgtgatgtaagggccaccaggagacaggaaagaaactgagggtaacaatggaggagattgtcagacctcacagatggaaatagaagactcccccgtgctacatgaaccttatcacatatgccctaataggagaactctgtggagatggggcactccgttctttccttaactctcctttccctcacaagctcttaacaagattttcctgttcctcttccctaccttaccatcctccaaccggcatctccagatcctgtttacctgcaagatgctctctagctcagccggaactggattttctaaaatcagactctggagcatctcgttgagggtctgcaatgttccaaagaagaggtcctgaaaggaggggaaaccgttatgctcagcgccacagagctgtggattatacaaataatttatcttatgggcttgaggcaagaatcacagggtgaaattctttggcctgtattatacaagaaatcaggctagatcaggggtggccaacctgtggctccggagccatatgtggctcttcagaagttaatatgcggctccttgtataggcaccgactccgggactggagctacaggcgccaacgttccaatgtgcccgggggtgctcatcagcggcgtagccaggtggagggaacaggggcagtggaaaaaaaaaagcgccacccgctgcggcccttttactgacagggcggcgctccgggtcttcggcggcgggaccttcactcgctctgcgggtcttcggcgtcatttcggcgatgaagcttcagtgccgccgaagacacccggagctagtgaaggtcccgccgccgaagtaccgccaagacccggagcgccgccccgtcagtaaaagcgctgcagcaggtggtgcctttttttttctgctcccgggtgagtaaaatgaaaaaggcgccacttgtgctcggtgggggagcggccgctgccccacgtccaccctagctacgctactggtgcttactgctcaacccctggctctgccacaggctctgccccccctccaccccttcccgcctcatcccctgagcctgccgtgccattgctcctcccctccagagcctcctgcacgccaccaaacagctgatcgggacgtgcggggggggggcgggcgctgatcagcggggctgccagagggcgggaggcgctgggagtggggtgggggagctgatgcgggggctgctgacatattactgtggatcttcagcaatatacgttggtaaattctggctccttctcctaagacaaggtctataaaaataaggccagatcctcaatgagtgcatattgacatagctccatcagcaggcgtgaagctacacggattcataccagcgaagggtctggcccatacttcttgtgcacaatagttgctaaataattagctacttcacttattcaataatgtgggtgccctgaacgcaagagaaaccgtatttagatttgttctgggcagtgaatccttcaggaatctcgagaaaactagcctcatgtttcaactgatattggcctgccgtgattcaaagctgtgctcttgacaatcatccagaaagccagatgcatcgttatatccctgcctcatttccattataaaccaaaggaaactgataacagaaagacatctgcagtataaatgacccttttcttataattgatcttccaaatcatcccccaaacctgatgtaatgaattcatcaatgcctcccttgggaagataacatgcagcaaagcccttatcagagagtaaggaaaatgttatagcaaagaaagtcctacattgaaatgagattttttaacattagaaataaatatcactttaataaatatatcaccttgtctttgcaggagcgccgccagattttctgctgcccaaggcggcggaaggtcccgccccgaaatgccgccccccacagaggcggcggaaggtcccgccgccgaaataccactgTGGTCGCCACCCCTCAAATTGTAGCGCCGTAGGCGACCGCCTAATGGATTACGCCGGCCCTGTGTCTgtgccctttactcctctgggtcttagatactattcactccaatgatttggttagagagaccatatgtgagcatgcgggatgtgaggcaaattaagtgttctaaattctattgactttggtagtgaatttggtccagtgtctgtaatttctctcccctcaactttagggccataaatggcttttcagaattaaaaaagcgcaggcactgaaagctttagcaactctgacagtacgggtcagatgtttaaagatttgccaccatatttacacccacaatttgcaggcgcagctttgctcctactggtcttttcacccgtcaagttgatcacttggatgccaaagtactggacttaggtgtgaaatcaggtatttcaggtgcccacgtgtgctaaggtgtaactgcaaataattgcaggtcaaaagtagggactaaagtaaagttcaggctgaaaatgtggctgtatcgagtgccgcaggaccccaactttattcagccccttcatgcaagaggacctagctgtgggaggtgccacacaccagaaatacctggtcagtgatcaaacaatagccagccccatttctggggcaagcactaagtacgttttcctcattccacatgcctcattttagcttcaccacccagattgggatccccagtagttccctagtaaattgaaaacggatggatcattttcataattgggaatgtggcagccacttgctgtatgcatgggacgaatgatcagggccacgtcaccggggctaaagtccccaactgatactccacaatggcgttccatgagaaatttcgctgacagtgtagtcacatatcaccaatatgggcccaaagtaagtaacaggaagccattcttgagttacctttgtgtcctgggcgcttgtacccctgattactccttgcgcCTGCAATGTcgttagaagtggcagggaaaacacgctcttgaggaatgttctcagcaggacccttctctggtgggagcccatggccttcaccacatgctttttgctggtaaaaggaagaagcctggattgg
The sequence above is drawn from the Chrysemys picta bellii isolate R12L10 unplaced genomic scaffold, ASM1138683v2 scaf764, whole genome shotgun sequence genome and encodes:
- the LOC135979324 gene encoding maestro heat-like repeat-containing protein family member 7, producing MCEGVGLMLGALVSHLLCLPLCDLQEMIKKEPWDSLSSTIRLQAMAIIIELSKKHVVKAMGSHQRRVLLRTFLKSVFSLPLLTTLQAQGVIRGTSAQDTKDLFFGTLQTLNEMLQSLILENPVPAELESILQLMGSWMQSRKDCLRERAVWSSILLLNFVATEVKLDEASPFTRLGHLVAVLGIRCGDPVKEIGSKAAEAVHYLISIAWRQKIAQLDRKNVEWTEQRNKEFLAAWSPTVVCNSPSKIAELFGVYFNPRERTDFILTVMDGLTNHCNNNCQPTAEGLLSAMVNSGGTKVEKVWGAAAEMDGN